A region of Candidatus Eisenbacteria bacterium DNA encodes the following proteins:
- a CDS encoding T9SS type A sorting domain-containing protein — translation MAPHARRTGILILLIAIASSGALALKAPEVTRSAPAVIAPAMEDQSDLVDPIANGLVNRTSGAIAILIAQNEGPYPGSPEQAARSYLAERASSFGLSRMGNDLVAEYVKPSPGGQHVYFHQTVGSVPVWGADVMVTLDEAGRYVRAVSSSYDPILAHSAPATAPALDASRARELALAAVGVAGEPQWLGEAPASELWILREGDRVGMPASLAWRVHLPVREPLGDWEVFVDALSGTILRLNDRICYTDGSGYVFAPDPLTTAGVAYGGSYVDNNDADHAVLTAERVLVTLPELTLSGGVYHLRGPWCYLEDWDPPTFAPVTNPDPNGFVYTRNAQGFEDVMAYYHIDNNQRYMRSLGFTLIQAAPIRVDPHGCSGADNSYYVPSTNKIAWGEGGVDDAEDADVILHEYGHAIHNSIKPGWGSTTEQRSMGEGFGDYWAASYSRSISAYRSEWVFNWDGHNPFWGGRVLTSTQGYNNINGDIYHDGTIWASCWWLIFAELGKTVTDKVQLKGYYGVKTSDGMRQAAAYMMQADKDLYGGLHAGTLDYYFVLRQFLTASQFDVPVLTHTPLGDQTASGPYPVTVTISSTSAIVDGSVKVKYGIGLGGPFDHEVVLAPTGNPNEWGGGIPDEGGDCDISYYIIADNAATWRGATPRGAENIYNDFHIGPLARVEELGGQRVLGLRTPTPNPFSAQTTVRFDLPLAGSAKLSIHDVNGRLVRTLHEGDAVAGLHAIGWDGKSNDGHAVSSGLYFVRFEAQGQTFTRKVLFTK, via the coding sequence ATGGCCCCTCATGCTAGAAGGACAGGCATTCTCATCCTTCTGATCGCTATCGCGAGCTCCGGCGCCCTCGCGCTGAAGGCTCCCGAAGTCACCAGGAGCGCGCCGGCGGTCATCGCCCCGGCCATGGAGGACCAGTCGGATCTGGTCGATCCGATCGCCAACGGTCTCGTCAACCGCACGAGCGGCGCGATCGCGATTCTCATCGCGCAGAATGAGGGGCCCTATCCGGGAAGCCCCGAGCAGGCCGCGCGGTCGTACCTGGCCGAGCGCGCCAGCTCCTTCGGCCTCAGCCGGATGGGCAACGACCTCGTTGCGGAGTATGTGAAGCCCTCGCCGGGCGGCCAGCACGTCTACTTCCATCAGACAGTCGGCTCGGTTCCCGTCTGGGGCGCCGACGTGATGGTCACGCTCGATGAGGCGGGCCGCTATGTCCGGGCCGTGTCGTCCAGCTACGACCCGATCCTCGCCCACTCCGCGCCGGCGACCGCCCCCGCGCTCGACGCCTCCCGCGCGAGAGAGCTCGCGCTCGCGGCCGTCGGAGTGGCAGGCGAGCCCCAGTGGCTCGGCGAGGCGCCGGCCTCGGAGCTCTGGATCCTGCGAGAGGGCGATCGGGTCGGGATGCCGGCCAGCCTGGCCTGGCGCGTCCACCTCCCCGTCCGAGAGCCTCTGGGCGACTGGGAGGTCTTCGTCGACGCGCTGAGCGGGACGATCCTCCGGCTCAACGACCGGATCTGCTACACCGATGGAAGCGGGTACGTCTTCGCGCCCGATCCCTTGACGACCGCCGGGGTGGCCTATGGCGGCAGCTACGTCGACAACAACGATGCCGACCACGCGGTCCTCACCGCGGAGCGTGTTCTGGTGACCCTCCCCGAGCTGACGCTCAGCGGCGGCGTCTATCACCTCCGCGGCCCTTGGTGCTATCTGGAGGACTGGGATCCTCCGACGTTCGCCCCCGTGACGAACCCCGATCCCAACGGCTTCGTCTACACGCGAAACGCGCAGGGATTCGAGGACGTGATGGCCTACTACCACATCGACAACAACCAGCGCTACATGAGGTCGCTCGGATTCACGCTCATCCAGGCGGCGCCGATCCGCGTGGATCCGCACGGCTGCAGCGGCGCCGACAACAGCTACTACGTCCCGAGCACCAACAAGATCGCATGGGGAGAAGGCGGCGTCGATGACGCAGAGGATGCCGACGTCATCCTCCACGAGTACGGACACGCCATCCACAACTCGATCAAGCCGGGATGGGGCTCGACGACCGAGCAGCGCTCGATGGGCGAAGGGTTCGGAGACTACTGGGCCGCCAGCTATTCGAGGAGCATCTCCGCTTACCGCTCCGAATGGGTCTTCAACTGGGACGGGCACAACCCGTTCTGGGGCGGGCGCGTCCTGACTTCCACACAGGGCTACAACAACATCAACGGCGACATCTACCATGACGGCACGATCTGGGCTTCCTGCTGGTGGCTGATCTTCGCTGAGCTGGGCAAGACGGTGACCGACAAGGTCCAACTGAAGGGCTACTACGGCGTCAAGACGAGCGATGGAATGCGCCAGGCGGCCGCCTACATGATGCAGGCCGACAAGGATCTCTACGGAGGTCTCCACGCCGGCACCCTCGACTACTACTTCGTCCTCCGCCAGTTCCTGACCGCGTCGCAGTTCGACGTGCCGGTCCTCACGCACACTCCGCTCGGGGACCAGACGGCCTCCGGCCCCTATCCCGTCACCGTGACGATCTCCTCGACGAGCGCGATCGTCGACGGCTCCGTCAAGGTGAAGTACGGGATCGGCCTCGGCGGCCCGTTCGACCACGAGGTCGTCCTCGCCCCAACCGGAAACCCGAACGAGTGGGGAGGCGGGATCCCGGACGAGGGCGGCGACTGCGACATCAGCTACTACATCATCGCCGACAACGCGGCCACCTGGCGCGGCGCGACGCCGCGGGGCGCAGAGAACATCTACAACGACTTCCACATCGGACCCCTTGCCAGGGTCGAGGAGCTGGGCGGCCAGAGGGTTCTCGGCCTGCGGACGCCGACCCCGAACCCGTTCAGCGCGCAGACGACGGTCCGTTTCGACCTCCCGCTGGCCGGGAGCGCGAAGCTGTCCATACACGACGTGAACGGTCGACTCGTCCGGACGCTGCACGAGGGCGACGCCGTGGCCGGCCTCCACGCCATCGGCTGGGACGGCAAGTCGAACGACGGACACGCGGTCTCCTCGGGGCTCTACTTCGTTCGCTTCGAGGCGCAGGGGCAGACCTTCACACGCAAGGTTCTCTTCACGAAGTAG
- a CDS encoding FAD-binding oxidoreductase, with protein MTMGQEARLNDHPLWTTDPAVRQAYSEDASGLIGLPDAVARPKEEKEIVEIIRACAARKIPVTPQGSRSSTVAGPLAFGGLALSLEGMDRVIDLDLVHRLAIVEPGVNLGEFKRSLAGTGLFYAPDPTSEDESTVGGSIAANASGARSYRYGSTRGHIRALRVVLGDGSVTEVTRSRASKNTAGYFGFQDPVDLLVGSEGTLGIVTRATLDLLPAPPGFLAAMGFFPSLAEALGFALAADESRRAGRLRPRCLELFDEGSLDLIRPVETGIKIPEGTRAAIFFEQEYAGEDDDGGMEDWYGLLEASGAYADATVVAANEERQTELRKLRHAIPAGMNEKGQAARDMGGRKLSTDWAVPLDELPRMIEEASRIVRDTFGGFFIRYGHIGNGHPHFNLLAEDAAALERAREATHRMALLAVERGGTVTAEHGVGKVKREYLKYQYPAWVVEAMRAVKRRLDPAGVLAPGNIFE; from the coding sequence GTGACGATGGGACAGGAGGCGCGCTTGAACGATCATCCTCTCTGGACGACCGACCCGGCCGTGCGGCAGGCCTATTCCGAGGACGCGTCCGGACTGATCGGCCTGCCTGACGCGGTCGCGCGACCGAAGGAGGAGAAGGAGATCGTGGAGATCATCCGCGCCTGCGCGGCGAGGAAGATCCCCGTGACCCCGCAGGGAAGCCGGTCGAGCACGGTGGCGGGCCCCCTCGCTTTCGGGGGGCTCGCGCTCAGCCTGGAGGGGATGGACCGGGTGATCGACCTGGACCTCGTCCACCGACTGGCGATCGTCGAGCCTGGCGTGAACCTCGGCGAGTTCAAGAGGTCACTCGCGGGGACCGGGCTCTTCTACGCGCCCGATCCGACGAGCGAGGACGAGAGCACCGTCGGCGGCAGCATCGCCGCGAACGCGAGCGGCGCGAGATCGTATCGCTACGGCTCGACGCGCGGGCACATCCGCGCGCTCCGGGTCGTTCTGGGCGATGGGTCGGTCACCGAGGTGACCCGGAGCAGGGCAAGCAAGAACACGGCGGGCTACTTCGGTTTCCAGGATCCCGTCGATCTCCTCGTGGGAAGCGAAGGGACGCTTGGGATCGTTACGCGCGCGACGCTCGATCTTCTTCCCGCCCCGCCGGGATTCCTCGCGGCGATGGGGTTTTTCCCATCGCTCGCTGAGGCCCTCGGCTTTGCGCTTGCCGCGGACGAGTCGCGTCGCGCGGGACGACTCCGACCGCGCTGCCTCGAGCTATTCGATGAGGGTTCCCTCGATCTCATCCGGCCAGTCGAGACCGGGATCAAGATCCCCGAGGGGACGAGGGCCGCCATCTTCTTCGAGCAGGAGTATGCGGGGGAGGATGACGACGGAGGCATGGAAGACTGGTACGGCCTCCTCGAAGCGTCGGGGGCGTACGCCGACGCGACCGTCGTCGCGGCCAACGAGGAGCGCCAGACGGAGCTCCGCAAGCTGCGGCACGCCATTCCCGCGGGCATGAACGAGAAGGGGCAGGCCGCGCGCGACATGGGGGGGCGCAAGCTCTCGACGGACTGGGCCGTTCCGCTGGACGAGCTTCCGCGGATGATCGAGGAGGCGAGCCGGATCGTCCGCGACACATTCGGCGGCTTCTTCATTCGCTATGGCCACATCGGCAACGGGCACCCCCACTTCAATCTCCTCGCCGAGGACGCGGCGGCCCTCGAGAGGGCGCGAGAGGCGACCCACCGAATGGCGCTTCTCGCCGTCGAGCGGGGAGGGACGGTCACCGCGGAACACGGCGTCGGGAAGGTCAAGCGGGAGTACTTGAAGTACCAGTACCCGGCCTGGGTCGTGGAGGCGATGCGCGCCGTGAAGCGGAGGCTCGATCCCGCGGGAGTCCTCGCGCCGGGGAACATCTTCGAATAG
- a CDS encoding DMT family transporter, protein MAQRRGGPASSRIPPLSPGLSAASLPLGEIAALGAAALWAVSTIIWTRQMEVSWPQAMNLFKTGLCLPLFIVTLLATGAGRSFLEIGAPAIGILLVSGIIGMSLGDTAYFSALTRIGARRTMLIQCLAPLFAALLSAALGEPLPGAIAASGVLLVLLGLILVLRERPVGVIHPSRARSGILLAMTAALCQALGIVLTKKGLAHATVLQASTIRIAGGVMGILLLELLHGQLTATVRHALRPPSLGRIVPAALMGSFLGFFLFQEAVRHTEPAVAAALTGTSPLFVAPLSVLFLGEMMRAGGWVGTILAVAGVVVAMLG, encoded by the coding sequence GTGGCGCAGCGACGAGGCGGCCCTGCGTCGTCTCGGATACCGCCCTTGAGTCCGGGACTGTCGGCGGCGTCGCTTCCGCTCGGAGAGATCGCGGCCCTGGGAGCCGCGGCGCTCTGGGCCGTATCGACAATCATCTGGACGCGCCAGATGGAAGTCAGCTGGCCGCAAGCGATGAACCTCTTCAAGACCGGCCTCTGCCTGCCGCTCTTCATCGTCACGCTTCTCGCGACGGGAGCGGGGCGGTCGTTCCTCGAGATCGGCGCCCCCGCGATCGGGATCCTCCTCGTGAGCGGCATCATCGGGATGTCTTTGGGAGACACGGCCTACTTCTCGGCGCTGACGCGGATCGGCGCGAGGCGCACGATGCTGATCCAGTGTCTCGCTCCCTTGTTCGCCGCGCTCCTGTCGGCGGCCCTCGGCGAGCCCCTTCCGGGCGCGATCGCCGCATCGGGCGTTCTCCTGGTCCTCCTGGGATTGATCCTCGTCCTACGGGAGCGCCCCGTGGGGGTGATCCACCCCAGTCGCGCGCGAAGCGGGATCCTCCTCGCCATGACGGCCGCTCTCTGCCAGGCCCTCGGCATCGTTCTCACCAAGAAGGGGCTCGCCCATGCGACGGTCCTTCAAGCGAGCACGATCCGGATCGCCGGCGGGGTGATGGGGATCCTGCTGCTGGAGCTCTTGCACGGCCAGCTCACGGCGACTGTCCGGCACGCGCTGCGTCCCCCCTCCCTTGGACGGATCGTGCCGGCAGCGCTGATGGGGAGCTTCCTGGGCTTCTTCCTCTTTCAGGAAGCGGTGCGGCACACGGAGCCGGCGGTCGCCGCGGCGCTGACAGGGACCTCGCCGCTCTTCGTGGCCCCCTTGAGCGTTCTCTTCCTCGGAGAGATGATGCGCGCCGGAGGCTGGGTCGGGACTATCCTCGCGGTCGCGGGCGTCGTGGTCGCGATGCTCGGATGA
- a CDS encoding GTPase Era has translation MREAEIAGGFRSGYAALVGRPNSGKSTLLNRLVQHRLAIVSPRPQTTRRRTLGIVQAPGHQMILLDTPGIIDPAYPLQQALMRTVTDVLGDSDIAVLLLDAAREGAEPPEIPECVRSFAGTRIAVLNKIDLLRRREEMIPLLQSIADSGLFAEVVPVSALTGERIENLVSVLVAHLPEGPPFYPPEQLAEQPERFFAGELIREQVFLRFREEVPYSVEVVIDDFKERAGARDYICATLLVEHESQKGILIGRGGQAIRSLGEASRLAIEDFLGRPVYLELRVKVAPKWRSDEAALRRLGYRP, from the coding sequence ATGAGGGAAGCCGAGATAGCAGGCGGCTTCCGTAGCGGTTATGCTGCGCTCGTCGGCCGGCCGAACTCCGGCAAGTCGACCCTCTTGAACCGCCTCGTCCAGCACAGGCTCGCCATCGTGAGCCCGCGGCCGCAGACTACCCGCAGGCGCACCCTGGGAATCGTCCAGGCCCCCGGCCATCAGATGATCCTGCTCGACACGCCGGGGATCATCGACCCCGCCTACCCCCTACAGCAGGCCCTGATGCGGACAGTGACCGACGTCCTCGGCGACTCCGACATCGCGGTGCTCCTTCTCGACGCGGCCCGGGAGGGAGCAGAGCCCCCCGAGATTCCCGAGTGCGTCCGCTCCTTCGCCGGGACGAGGATCGCCGTTCTCAACAAGATCGACCTCCTCAGGCGCCGCGAGGAGATGATCCCTCTTCTCCAGTCGATCGCCGACTCCGGCCTCTTCGCGGAGGTGGTTCCGGTGTCGGCTCTGACGGGGGAGAGGATCGAGAACCTGGTCTCCGTCCTGGTGGCCCACCTCCCCGAAGGCCCTCCCTTCTATCCCCCGGAGCAACTCGCCGAGCAGCCCGAGCGCTTCTTCGCGGGGGAGCTGATCCGCGAGCAGGTCTTCCTCCGCTTCCGCGAAGAGGTTCCCTACTCCGTCGAGGTCGTGATCGATGACTTCAAGGAGCGCGCGGGTGCAAGGGACTATATCTGCGCGACGCTCCTGGTCGAGCACGAGTCGCAGAAGGGGATCCTGATCGGGCGCGGCGGGCAGGCGATACGCTCGCTGGGCGAGGCGTCCCGCCTGGCGATCGAGGATTTCCTCGGCAGACCGGTCTACCTTGAGCTTCGCGTGAAGGTGGCTCCGAAGTGGCGCAGCGACGAGGCGGCCCTGCGTCGTCTCGGATACCGCCCTTGA
- a CDS encoding histidine ammonia-lyase, which yields MSVRIGDGRLTCEDVHRVARKGEQVELTESALKRIAHCREFVERQVRERAVMYGITTGIGELSETILDPDQTERFQRFLVYSHAAGYGEPLQGADARSAIISRMSVLSQGHSGIRPVLVEHMREMLNRGVTPVMCEKGSVGACGDLSPMSQFALVLIGEGEAFHKGERLPASEAMKRAGIPLLQFEARDGLASINGSNCISGMGALEIVDALQWLRQHDIAAAMTLEVVNANMAAYDPRIHKVRGFPGAQECAASVRQIVDGSVMLQQKGKKVQDAYSLRSTPQVAGAARDALKYARSQIEIELNGVGDNPIFLPDDDGGTYLTGANFQGTPMAFGLELLGTAITTVAVLSERRLNRLLNRNLSCGLPAFLTKGAGMFSGMMLAQYTAGALCCESRILSHPAATGSIPAAADQEDFVSMGMTTTLKMKQIQKNAQAVLGIELMAAAQAFDFRRPLKAGKGSEAAYEVIRKHVAYLDEDRPLHGDINAMAALVESGEILEAVERAVGKLP from the coding sequence CGTCGAGAGACAGGTCCGGGAGCGCGCCGTGATGTACGGGATCACGACCGGCATCGGCGAGCTCTCCGAGACGATCCTAGATCCGGATCAGACCGAGCGCTTCCAGCGTTTCCTCGTCTACAGCCATGCCGCGGGGTACGGAGAGCCCCTCCAGGGCGCCGACGCGCGTTCGGCGATCATCTCGAGGATGTCGGTCCTGAGCCAGGGACATTCCGGCATCCGTCCCGTTCTCGTCGAACACATGCGCGAGATGCTCAATCGCGGCGTCACCCCGGTCATGTGCGAGAAGGGGTCGGTCGGCGCTTGCGGCGACCTGTCTCCGATGTCTCAGTTCGCCCTCGTCCTCATCGGGGAGGGGGAGGCGTTCCACAAGGGGGAGCGGCTGCCCGCGAGCGAGGCGATGAAGCGGGCCGGCATCCCGCTTCTCCAGTTCGAGGCGCGCGACGGCCTGGCCTCGATCAACGGGAGCAACTGCATCAGCGGGATGGGCGCGCTCGAGATCGTCGACGCTCTCCAGTGGCTGCGGCAGCACGACATCGCGGCTGCGATGACGCTCGAAGTCGTCAATGCGAACATGGCCGCCTACGACCCGCGGATCCACAAGGTGCGCGGCTTCCCCGGCGCGCAGGAATGCGCGGCGAGCGTGCGGCAGATCGTCGACGGGAGCGTGATGCTGCAGCAGAAGGGGAAGAAGGTGCAGGACGCCTATTCCCTGCGCAGCACGCCGCAGGTCGCCGGAGCCGCGCGCGACGCGCTGAAGTACGCTCGGTCCCAGATCGAGATCGAGCTCAACGGCGTGGGGGACAACCCGATCTTCCTCCCGGACGATGACGGCGGCACCTACCTGACGGGCGCGAACTTCCAGGGCACTCCGATGGCCTTCGGGCTCGAGCTCCTCGGGACGGCGATCACCACCGTCGCCGTCCTCTCAGAGCGCAGGCTGAATCGCCTCCTGAACCGGAACCTGAGCTGCGGGCTTCCCGCCTTTCTCACCAAGGGGGCGGGGATGTTCTCAGGGATGATGCTCGCCCAGTACACCGCCGGGGCGCTCTGCTGCGAGAGTCGCATCCTCTCCCATCCCGCGGCGACCGGTTCGATTCCCGCCGCGGCGGACCAGGAGGACTTCGTCTCGATGGGGATGACGACGACCCTCAAGATGAAGCAGATCCAGAAGAACGCCCAGGCGGTCCTCGGGATCGAGCTCATGGCGGCCGCCCAGGCATTCGACTTCCGCAGGCCGCTGAAGGCGGGGAAGGGGTCCGAGGCCGCCTACGAGGTGATTCGCAAGCATGTCGCCTATCTCGACGAGGACCGGCCGCTCCACGGGGATATCAACGCGATGGCGGCGCTCGTCGAATCGGGAGAGATCCTCGAAGCGGTCGAGCGGGCGGTGGGCAAGCTCCCCTAG